In a single window of the Niabella ginsenosidivorans genome:
- a CDS encoding glutamine amidotransferase yields MRAKQVVRTKEEHVLYLGDWVFHVGPTFIETPFGTETKDADLHFYGERLTEALEQEADVTPLSNWELYRLEPGRLETYLEQSAVLIISDVEAKCFHLYPSFFDRARRENKVVTFPDRLQVIKEWIRGGGGMMMLGGWLSFSGVQNRSGWGRSVLQEALPVGCLSTEDLVESSAGFTAEVVLPEHPVVKGLSWSSFPPIFGYNEVQEQPEGEVIVRVKETGHPLLVAGTYGAGRVLTYMSDPAPHWGINFELWESYTNFWLQAYNWVKRKP; encoded by the coding sequence ATGAGAGCAAAACAAGTAGTGAGAACAAAAGAAGAACATGTTTTATACCTGGGTGACTGGGTATTCCATGTAGGACCCACATTTATTGAAACACCGTTTGGCACGGAAACAAAAGACGCAGATCTGCACTTTTATGGTGAACGGCTTACCGAAGCACTGGAACAGGAGGCAGATGTAACACCCCTGTCTAACTGGGAGCTGTACCGGCTGGAACCGGGCAGGCTGGAAACCTATCTGGAGCAATCAGCGGTACTCATCATCAGTGATGTGGAAGCCAAGTGCTTTCATTTATATCCGAGTTTTTTTGACAGGGCGCGCAGGGAAAATAAAGTAGTTACTTTTCCCGACCGTTTGCAGGTGATCAAAGAGTGGATCCGGGGTGGTGGCGGAATGATGATGCTGGGTGGCTGGTTGTCATTCAGCGGCGTTCAAAACAGGTCGGGCTGGGGAAGAAGCGTGTTACAGGAAGCATTGCCGGTAGGATGTTTGTCAACCGAAGACCTGGTAGAATCTTCAGCGGGCTTTACAGCAGAAGTAGTGCTGCCGGAGCATCCGGTTGTAAAAGGACTTTCGTGGAGCAGCTTTCCGCCCATATTTGGCTATAACGAGGTTCAGGAACAACCAGAAGGAGAAGTGATTGTACGGGTGAAAGAAACCGGTCATCCGTTATTGGTTGCAGGAACCTATGGAGCGGGACGGGTATTGACCTATATGTCTGATCCGGCGCCACACTGGGGTATCAATTTTGAATTGTGGGAGAGCTATACTAATTTCTGGCTGCAGGCCTATAACTGGGTAAAAAGAAAGCCATGA
- a CDS encoding glycoside hydrolase family 43 protein, with translation MKKVIIIIVLPLALFISWLACAKSSAPKQYTAPVSSLRDSLFYNPLLPSGADPWVYKKGTVFYYMATNGVNITILKTAAISALAQAPAKTVWSPPASGPDSKNIWAPELHYLNQKWYLYYSAGASADLSTQRCFVLENTADDPLTGQWTAKGKIGDPDADYFSIDGSVFEYNGKLYFIWSGTASGKDNIQRIYIAEMKNPWTLKTHRIQISMPEYSWEKTGGQVNEGPEALIGPSGDLFIIFSVSQCATDDYGLGQLRLKTGGDPLNPADWIKKPVPVFSKSIRNNVFGPGHNGFFKSKDEQEDWIIYHANNASGQGCGGTRNPRIQKFTWNADGSPRFGEPAAVAQKQTKPSGE, from the coding sequence ATGAAAAAAGTTATCATCATTATTGTATTGCCTTTGGCCCTTTTTATAAGCTGGCTGGCCTGTGCAAAAAGCAGTGCCCCGAAACAATACACAGCACCGGTCTCTTCTTTAAGGGATAGCCTGTTTTATAACCCTTTGCTGCCTTCAGGAGCAGACCCATGGGTATATAAAAAAGGAACCGTCTTTTATTATATGGCCACGAACGGGGTGAATATTACGATTTTGAAAACAGCAGCCATTTCGGCATTGGCACAGGCACCGGCAAAAACAGTATGGTCACCACCAGCCAGTGGCCCTGATTCAAAAAATATCTGGGCGCCGGAATTGCACTATCTGAATCAAAAATGGTACCTGTATTATTCCGCGGGCGCCTCGGCAGACCTGTCCACCCAACGTTGTTTCGTTCTTGAAAATACTGCTGATGATCCGCTGACAGGGCAATGGACCGCCAAAGGAAAAATAGGCGATCCGGATGCCGATTATTTTTCAATCGACGGCTCTGTTTTTGAGTACAACGGAAAGCTCTATTTTATATGGAGCGGGACGGCTTCCGGTAAAGATAATATTCAGCGGATCTATATTGCAGAAATGAAAAATCCATGGACGCTTAAAACTCATCGTATCCAGATTTCAATGCCGGAATACAGTTGGGAAAAAACAGGTGGCCAGGTAAATGAAGGGCCGGAAGCGCTGATCGGTCCATCCGGCGATCTCTTTATCATTTTCTCCGTGAGCCAGTGCGCAACGGATGATTATGGATTGGGCCAGCTGCGGTTAAAGACCGGAGGCGATCCGCTAAACCCGGCAGACTGGATAAAAAAACCAGTTCCTGTTTTTTCAAAGAGTATCCGGAATAATGTATTTGGCCCGGGACACAATGGTTTTTTTAAATCAAAGGATGAGCAGGAAGACTGGATCATCTATCATGCCAATAATGCTTCCGGCCAGGGTTGCGGCGGTACAAGAAACCCGCGGATACAAAAGTTTACCTGGAATGCGGATGGATCACCCCGTTTTGGTGAACCCGCAGCTGTGGCACAAAAACAAACAAAACCATCAGGAGAATAA
- the hisD gene encoding histidinol dehydrogenase: protein MIRYIKKGKSDAELKAAETKIKETVEQIIKDIEEQGDAAVRSYSESFDQWAPSAFRLTKDEIRQIINRVPQQQIDDILFAQEQIRHFAEQQRSAIKDIEVETLPGVFLGHRNIPVNSVGCYIPGGRYPMIASAHMSVLTAKVAGVNRVIACTPAARGAIPEATVCAMHFAGADEIYILGGVQALAAMAIGTASIKPVDMIVGPGNAYVAEAKRQLFGRVGIDLLAGPTEVLVIADESTDAELVACDLLGQSEHGPTSPAALITTSERIAKETISEIERQLKTLPTAAIAGAAWQEYGAVILVDNYEEALQAADELACEHVEVLTKDPDYFLEKMTNYGALFLGPETNVAYGDKVIGTNHTLPTRRNARFTGGLWVGKFLKTCTYQRCTPEASALIGTYAMRLCELEGFAGHKEQAALRVRRYQKK from the coding sequence ATGATCCGGTATATCAAAAAAGGGAAATCAGATGCGGAGCTGAAAGCCGCGGAGACGAAAATTAAAGAAACTGTTGAGCAGATTATTAAAGATATTGAAGAACAGGGTGATGCTGCAGTGCGCAGTTATTCTGAATCATTTGATCAGTGGGCACCCTCAGCTTTCCGGCTTACAAAAGACGAGATCCGGCAAATCATTAATCGTGTTCCTCAGCAGCAGATCGATGATATTTTATTTGCTCAGGAACAGATCCGGCATTTTGCAGAACAGCAACGATCTGCCATAAAAGACATCGAAGTGGAAACGTTGCCCGGTGTGTTTTTAGGGCACAGGAACATTCCGGTAAATAGTGTTGGCTGTTATATTCCCGGAGGCCGTTACCCGATGATCGCTTCTGCACACATGAGTGTGTTAACAGCCAAAGTGGCCGGGGTAAACAGGGTGATTGCCTGTACACCAGCCGCCCGGGGAGCGATTCCAGAAGCAACGGTCTGCGCTATGCATTTTGCCGGAGCCGATGAAATTTACATACTGGGGGGCGTTCAGGCATTAGCTGCTATGGCCATTGGTACCGCCTCCATAAAACCTGTAGATATGATTGTTGGCCCAGGTAATGCGTACGTAGCCGAAGCCAAGCGGCAACTGTTTGGAAGAGTAGGAATTGATTTACTGGCAGGGCCCACTGAAGTATTGGTGATCGCTGATGAAAGCACGGATGCAGAACTGGTCGCCTGTGATCTGCTGGGGCAGTCGGAACATGGTCCCACTTCGCCGGCTGCATTAATTACGACCTCTGAAAGAATTGCGAAAGAAACGATCAGTGAAATAGAGCGTCAACTTAAAACACTGCCTACGGCGGCTATCGCCGGTGCCGCCTGGCAGGAGTACGGCGCGGTCATCCTTGTAGATAACTACGAAGAGGCGTTACAGGCAGCCGATGAACTGGCCTGTGAACATGTTGAGGTGCTGACAAAAGATCCTGATTATTTTTTGGAAAAGATGACAAACTACGGAGCTTTGTTCCTGGGCCCGGAAACAAATGTAGCATACGGTGATAAAGTGATCGGCACCAATCATACCCTACCTACACGAAGAAATGCAAGATTTACAGGAGGTTTATGGGTGGGTAAATTTTTAAAAACCTGTACGTATCAGCGCTGCACGCCGGAAGCGAGTGCCCTTATAGGAACCTATGCAATGCGTTTGTGTGAATTAGAAGGTTTTGCAGGTCATAAAGAGCAGGCCGCTTTAAGAGTAAGACGGTATCAGAAAAAATAA
- a CDS encoding IS110 family RNA-guided transposase: protein MSNLVSFEQHNACAAAIDIGSKKIFVSCDGITVKSYDTFTFSYRKCIEDLRSQQVKNVCMEATGVYWIALPELLEQAGFCVCLVNPKEVKQVKGRKTDVADACWMQKMFSAGLVRQSYIPAGRLKELRMLMREREDIISMGSSYVNKMQKALELMNIKLTEVISQITGVSGIRMIEAILRGERDGKVLLSLCHKSIKDKKADEVLMALEGNYNESWLFLLEQNLRLWKIHEQQILIVDQRMEVLLSFLEQGSSFVAPVHKEKPVRHHKPMIKDLNQKLLNIYGVDAGCLPGVTNYSMLKLLGETGTDLSRFPTEKHYVSWCGLSPDHNQSGSRSRKAKMKNSSRVGQIFREIAQSLLNSKHIAIGTFIRRIRARKGPAIAIKAGARKIAIAFYNLLTKGTAYLEQGAAKYEQQLKQREQQYLLKLATKHNLKLVEI from the coding sequence ATGTCAAATTTAGTCAGTTTTGAACAACACAATGCGTGTGCAGCCGCTATAGATATCGGCTCAAAGAAAATCTTCGTTTCCTGTGATGGGATTACGGTTAAAAGTTACGATACTTTTACGTTTAGCTATCGTAAGTGTATTGAAGATCTTAGGAGCCAGCAGGTGAAAAATGTATGTATGGAGGCTACAGGCGTCTACTGGATTGCGCTGCCTGAGCTGCTGGAGCAAGCCGGTTTCTGTGTATGCCTGGTAAATCCCAAAGAGGTAAAGCAGGTAAAAGGTCGGAAGACAGATGTTGCGGATGCCTGTTGGATGCAGAAAATGTTTAGTGCAGGATTGGTACGGCAAAGCTATATACCGGCCGGTAGATTGAAAGAACTCCGGATGCTAATGCGGGAGCGGGAAGATATTATCAGTATGGGCAGCAGTTATGTAAATAAAATGCAGAAGGCATTAGAGTTGATGAACATCAAATTGACGGAGGTTATTTCTCAGATTACTGGTGTCAGTGGTATCCGTATGATAGAGGCGATCCTTAGAGGGGAAAGGGACGGAAAGGTATTATTAAGCCTGTGTCACAAAAGTATAAAAGATAAAAAGGCAGACGAGGTATTGATGGCCTTAGAAGGCAACTACAATGAAAGCTGGCTGTTCTTGTTGGAACAGAACCTCAGGCTTTGGAAAATTCATGAGCAGCAAATACTCATAGTAGATCAGCGTATGGAAGTGTTGCTTTCTTTTCTGGAGCAAGGTAGTTCATTTGTAGCGCCGGTACATAAGGAGAAGCCCGTACGCCATCATAAGCCAATGATTAAGGATTTAAATCAAAAATTGCTCAATATATACGGTGTAGATGCGGGCTGTCTGCCGGGAGTAACCAACTATTCTATGTTGAAGCTGCTGGGAGAAACAGGTACCGATCTGAGTAGATTTCCTACGGAAAAGCATTATGTAAGCTGGTGCGGGCTTTCCCCTGATCATAACCAAAGCGGCAGCCGCAGCAGGAAAGCAAAAATGAAAAACAGTTCCAGAGTGGGCCAGATATTCAGGGAGATCGCACAATCGCTGCTCAATAGCAAACATATAGCCATTGGAACATTTATACGCAGAATACGCGCCAGGAAAGGTCCCGCAATTGCAATAAAAGCAGGAGCCAGAAAAATTGCTATTGCATTTTATAACTTACTGACTAAAGGGACAGCTTATTTAGAACAAGGAGCTGCTAAATATGAACAGCAATTAAAGCAACGCGAGCAACAGTATTTATTGAAACTGGCTACAAAACACAACTTGAAATTAGTTGAAATATAG
- a CDS encoding DUF2961 domain-containing protein: MIQWVNYLVICCFCLLGSVAAQNVKKELLPEVPAGYDAFRMWQLLPQQRIGVRAYMRSTYDRGGGSADASNFLFMKKEDENVTLDVKGNGVLYFFRANHWHGSPWHFIVDGKDNSVSETATADPVDAVKKYTSTAFIPGKALPPPLAWTWGSTKGADLIWVPMRFKDSVQIAYSRTFYGTGYYIYHLYANPEALSCSPESWNSNQLPDRDVTDLINRAGTDIAPKHIKKRSGTVQLDKQTVKIAQIRSALSVVRAVKLTLPLDQAEVLERARLRITWDDRPYASVDAPLCLFFGAGTFFNRDKKEYLVKGLPVNVRYDYAQNKITLACYYPMPFFQSAQFELTDIPANAAKISYEIRYENKPGLLPGSSSYFHATYQDFPKPAYGQDLVWLDTKGIEGQQDWSGSFMGTSFIFSHNAELHTLEGDPRFFFDDSQTPQAYGTGTEEWAGGGDYWGGENMTLPFAGHPCGATERKTAVNKKDLIQSAYRFLWADLMPFGKRAVIRFEHSENVSEEHYESVCYWYGLPAPSLIKTDSLDIGNTTDEQVHQYRSPRASAVQSVTSRYEWGPDTYPAHAWGYDLSKRADYRELIGKEIYPAQTKDGRITNGISEFTVHIRKDNRGVLLRRTLDYSYPNQTAEVFVAPVPDDKNLKEPDWKRAGTWYLAGANTWVDSRPKEELGARKYVVKTSDRRFRDDEFLIPAALTKDCSAIRIRIRFIPDHKELYPGTPFPNKSAWSEMDYQVYSYILPHFALNKK; encoded by the coding sequence ATGATACAATGGGTAAACTATTTAGTGATTTGCTGCTTTTGCCTGTTAGGTTCTGTAGCAGCACAAAATGTAAAAAAAGAGCTTTTGCCGGAAGTGCCTGCAGGGTATGATGCTTTCAGGATGTGGCAGCTATTGCCGCAGCAGCGTATTGGCGTAAGGGCCTATATGCGTAGTACCTACGACCGGGGCGGTGGATCAGCAGATGCATCAAATTTTCTGTTTATGAAAAAGGAAGATGAAAATGTGACCCTGGATGTAAAAGGCAATGGTGTTTTATATTTTTTCCGGGCGAATCACTGGCATGGCAGTCCCTGGCATTTTATAGTTGACGGAAAAGATAATAGCGTGTCAGAAACGGCGACGGCCGATCCGGTGGATGCAGTAAAGAAATATACTTCTACAGCTTTTATTCCCGGAAAAGCATTACCCCCACCGCTGGCCTGGACCTGGGGCAGCACCAAAGGGGCAGACCTGATATGGGTGCCCATGCGTTTTAAAGATTCGGTTCAGATTGCCTATTCGCGCACATTTTATGGAACCGGCTACTATATTTATCATCTGTATGCAAATCCTGAGGCACTGTCCTGTTCACCGGAATCATGGAATAGCAATCAGCTACCGGACCGGGATGTGACGGATCTTATAAACCGTGCCGGAACAGATATTGCCCCGAAGCATATTAAGAAACGCAGCGGCACGGTGCAGCTCGATAAGCAAACAGTAAAAATCGCACAGATCCGGTCTGCCTTATCGGTTGTAAGAGCAGTTAAATTGACCCTTCCCTTAGATCAGGCAGAAGTTCTGGAACGGGCGCGGCTGCGGATAACCTGGGATGACCGGCCCTATGCATCTGTTGATGCACCCCTTTGCTTGTTTTTTGGTGCAGGCACTTTTTTTAACAGGGATAAGAAAGAATATCTCGTAAAAGGATTGCCGGTAAATGTCCGTTATGATTATGCACAGAACAAAATAACACTGGCCTGTTATTACCCGATGCCTTTCTTTCAATCGGCTCAATTTGAATTAACAGATATTCCTGCCAATGCTGCAAAGATCAGCTATGAGATCCGCTATGAAAACAAACCCGGTCTTTTACCAGGTTCCAGCAGTTATTTTCACGCAACGTATCAGGATTTTCCAAAACCTGCATATGGTCAGGATCTTGTATGGCTGGATACAAAGGGGATCGAAGGGCAGCAGGATTGGTCCGGAAGTTTTATGGGCACCTCCTTTATCTTTTCGCACAATGCAGAATTGCATACGTTAGAAGGAGATCCCCGTTTCTTTTTTGATGACAGCCAGACACCACAGGCATATGGCACCGGTACGGAGGAGTGGGCCGGTGGTGGTGATTACTGGGGTGGTGAAAATATGACGCTGCCCTTTGCCGGGCATCCCTGCGGGGCAACAGAAAGAAAGACGGCCGTCAATAAAAAAGACCTGATCCAATCGGCCTATCGTTTTTTATGGGCGGACCTTATGCCCTTTGGGAAACGGGCAGTCATCCGTTTTGAACATAGTGAAAATGTTTCAGAAGAACATTATGAAAGCGTCTGTTACTGGTACGGATTACCGGCTCCTTCTTTAATAAAAACAGATTCACTGGATATTGGAAACACTACCGATGAACAGGTGCATCAATACCGGTCACCCCGGGCTTCAGCGGTGCAATCAGTTACATCCAGGTACGAATGGGGACCGGATACCTATCCCGCGCATGCATGGGGCTATGATCTTTCAAAACGAGCGGACTACAGAGAGCTGATCGGGAAAGAAATTTACCCCGCGCAAACCAAAGACGGCCGCATTACAAATGGTATTTCTGAGTTTACCGTGCATATCCGGAAAGATAATAGAGGCGTTCTGCTGCGCCGGACACTGGATTACAGTTATCCCAACCAGACAGCCGAAGTATTTGTTGCTCCCGTTCCGGATGATAAGAACTTAAAAGAGCCAGATTGGAAAAGAGCCGGTACCTGGTATCTTGCAGGTGCCAACACCTGGGTTGATTCAAGACCCAAAGAAGAGCTGGGCGCCCGTAAATATGTGGTGAAAACCTCCGATCGGCGTTTCCGGGATGATGAATTCCTGATACCGGCAGCATTAACGAAAGATTGTTCTGCCATACGCATACGGATCCGGTTCATTCCTGATCATAAGGAATTGTACCCGGGTACACCCTTTCCCAATAAGAGTGCCTGGAGTGAAATGGACTATCAGGTTTATAGCTATATATTACCCCATTTTGCCTTAAACAAAAAATAA
- a CDS encoding sialate O-acetylesterase yields the protein MKYIGCILLFLLLSFYAKSAIRLPDVIGNNMVLQQQADVKLWGWGAPGEQISVTTSWDQKTYPVVTTDGNADWQLVIHTPAAGGPYQLILKGANTITLTDIMIGEVWVCSGQSNMEMCGNWGLKDIQQELPHADNAGIRFFRIAKATAASPQKNCNGHWESCDSNSLKAFSAVAYFFGKQLNKDLHVPVGLIEAAWGGTAAEVWTPEAVITNDPFLKAAATKIEANGQCPNLPGYAYNGMIAPISNFSVAGTIWYQGENNTVNAYAYRRLFTAMIDAWRKTWQYQMPFYFVQIAPYKYARENTGALLREAQTESAAYPHTGMVVTTDLTSDVHNVHPANKHDVGQRLANWALGDHYRLPGIIYKSPVIKTWHIQKDKAVIEVADAAGGLVIKGKQPSALLIAGADRIFYPATAVVKDNIIEVQSKKVARPVAVRYGFSDTGIGNIFNKDGLPLVPFRTDRWPVPIISQ from the coding sequence ATGAAGTACATAGGGTGCATCCTTCTGTTTTTGCTGCTATCGTTTTACGCAAAAAGCGCGATAAGATTACCTGATGTGATTGGCAATAATATGGTTTTACAGCAACAGGCCGATGTAAAATTATGGGGATGGGGAGCACCCGGTGAGCAGATCAGTGTTACCACTTCCTGGGATCAGAAGACCTATCCTGTAGTGACCACGGATGGTAATGCCGACTGGCAACTGGTGATTCATACACCGGCCGCCGGGGGACCTTATCAGTTGATACTGAAGGGCGCCAATACCATCACGCTCACGGATATAATGATCGGTGAAGTCTGGGTTTGTTCCGGGCAGAGCAATATGGAAATGTGTGGCAACTGGGGGTTGAAAGATATACAGCAGGAGTTGCCGCATGCAGACAATGCAGGTATCCGTTTTTTCAGGATCGCAAAGGCAACAGCCGCTTCGCCACAGAAAAACTGTAACGGGCACTGGGAATCCTGCGACAGCAACAGCCTGAAGGCATTTAGTGCGGTAGCTTATTTTTTTGGAAAGCAACTCAATAAGGATTTGCACGTACCTGTCGGGTTGATTGAAGCGGCCTGGGGGGGGACTGCTGCAGAGGTCTGGACGCCTGAAGCAGTTATCACCAACGATCCTTTTTTAAAAGCAGCGGCAACAAAAATTGAAGCAAATGGTCAGTGTCCGAATCTTCCGGGATATGCCTATAATGGGATGATTGCGCCCATCAGTAATTTTAGTGTGGCTGGTACGATCTGGTACCAGGGTGAAAACAATACGGTTAATGCCTATGCATACAGGCGGTTGTTTACTGCAATGATCGATGCATGGCGGAAGACCTGGCAGTACCAGATGCCTTTTTATTTTGTACAGATCGCGCCCTATAAATATGCACGTGAAAATACCGGTGCTTTATTACGGGAGGCGCAGACAGAGAGTGCTGCTTATCCGCATACAGGAATGGTGGTTACAACCGATCTTACATCGGACGTGCACAACGTACATCCGGCCAACAAACACGACGTAGGGCAGCGGCTGGCCAACTGGGCTTTGGGCGATCATTACCGGTTGCCCGGTATCATTTATAAAAGCCCTGTAATAAAAACCTGGCACATTCAGAAGGATAAAGCCGTAATCGAAGTTGCAGATGCCGCTGGCGGGCTGGTCATAAAAGGCAAGCAACCTTCCGCTTTACTGATAGCGGGGGCCGACCGTATTTTTTATCCGGCAACAGCAGTAGTAAAAGACAACATCATTGAGGTACAGAG
- a CDS encoding glycoside hydrolase family 172 protein, which yields MERGNSCLPVYRIVYALFLFNALLPAKSGFSQEMMDLIRIKKHLQSRRVSSYDRSGDNHDNIQQIKPGEKRTLFQVTGAGIIDHIWVTMGPEPGVLSRNDVILRMYWDGNDYPSVESPIGPFFGQGWNESYLFTSAPLAATPANGMGLVSYFAMPFSKGARIEIENQADKTINTFYFYIDYIKMKKLPAHAGRFHAWYNRQLMTSADSVENEHWMFGPNRPNKTGAGNYIIADIKGRGHFAGVNYYVQSPTPYWYGEGDDMLFIDNDTLPAMNGTGTEDYFNTSWGAPQKPYATPYFGYARVNEDMGFLGRTHIYRFNIADPVYFNKALKFTIEHGSNNVLTLDLASVAYWYQDKAMRVPAIPGAAARRPMPLIGPVDIQRWRNEWRKNKGNDPGLWGDEH from the coding sequence ATGGAGCGGGGGAACAGCTGTCTTCCGGTTTACCGGATCGTATATGCTCTTTTTCTTTTCAATGCACTATTGCCTGCAAAATCGGGTTTCTCCCAGGAAATGATGGACCTCATCAGGATAAAAAAGCACCTGCAATCCAGGCGTGTCAGCAGTTATGACCGGTCGGGGGATAATCATGATAATATACAGCAAATCAAACCCGGCGAAAAACGGACCCTCTTTCAGGTAACCGGTGCGGGCATCATTGATCATATCTGGGTCACAATGGGGCCTGAGCCCGGTGTGCTGAGCCGGAATGATGTGATCCTTAGAATGTATTGGGACGGTAATGATTATCCTTCTGTTGAATCACCCATCGGCCCGTTCTTTGGTCAGGGCTGGAATGAATCTTATCTGTTTACATCGGCGCCTCTGGCTGCTACTCCCGCAAACGGAATGGGCCTGGTAAGCTATTTTGCCATGCCTTTCAGTAAAGGCGCGCGTATAGAAATCGAAAATCAGGCGGATAAGACTATCAATACATTTTATTTCTATATCGATTATATAAAAATGAAAAAACTACCGGCACATGCCGGCCGTTTTCATGCCTGGTATAACAGGCAACTGATGACCTCCGCTGATAGTGTAGAAAATGAACACTGGATGTTTGGTCCGAACAGGCCCAACAAAACCGGCGCCGGTAATTATATAATTGCTGATATTAAAGGCAGGGGGCATTTTGCCGGTGTGAACTATTATGTACAATCACCCACACCTTACTGGTACGGGGAAGGGGATGATATGCTGTTTATTGACAATGACACCTTACCTGCAATGAATGGTACAGGTACAGAAGACTATTTTAATACGTCATGGGGTGCTCCCCAAAAACCTTATGCCACCCCTTATTTCGGGTACGCCAGGGTAAATGAGGATATGGGTTTCCTGGGGCGTACGCATATTTACAGATTCAATATTGCAGATCCTGTTTATTTTAATAAGGCGTTGAAGTTTACAATAGAACATGGCAGCAATAATGTACTGACACTGGATCTGGCCAGCGTGGCTTACTGGTATCAGGATAAGGCAATGAGGGTCCCGGCGATCCCCGGTGCAGCAGCGCGCAGACCCATGCCACTCATCGGGCCGGTAGACATACAGCGCTGGCGGAATGAATGGCGGAAAAATAAGGGCAATGATCCCGGATTATGGGGGGATGAACATTAG
- a CDS encoding glycoside hydrolase family 172 protein: MLKQDVDIRKTGADLKTHKWSALKIVWILWIILLLPDCLHAQALNNDLSALTQIRQGLTSKRVSSYDRSGGTDDFIKIGNNEKKVIFNVEGAGIINHIWITMAPDPAALSRNDILIRMYWDGKEYPSVAAPIGPFFGQGWNEAYDYNALPLSASAVQGRAMVSYFNMPFEKGARIEIENQSGRNIDAFYYYIDYTAMEKLPPHTGRFHSWYNRQLMGASKKEGENEWGILGKSGYNKTGQDNYVIADIKGQGQFVGVNYYVQSPTPMWYGEGDDMIYIDGAKEPTLHGTGTEDYFNTAWCPKTKFSNAYYGYPRVNDAIGWMGRTHLYRFHINDPLFFNSSFRFTIEHGHNNVLTLDLASVAYWYQSEAAPVAAIPDKEGRKPKPLINIGDIHRWRNEWRKNKGNDPGLWGNEQ; the protein is encoded by the coding sequence ATGTTGAAACAAGACGTTGATATAAGAAAGACAGGTGCAGACCTGAAGACACACAAATGGTCTGCATTGAAGATAGTATGGATCTTATGGATCATTTTACTGCTGCCTGATTGTTTACATGCGCAGGCATTGAACAATGATCTTTCGGCGCTTACACAGATACGGCAGGGGCTTACTTCAAAAAGAGTAAGCAGCTACGACCGGTCTGGAGGAACGGATGATTTTATAAAGATCGGGAATAATGAAAAGAAAGTCATTTTTAATGTAGAAGGCGCTGGCATCATCAATCATATCTGGATCACTATGGCGCCGGACCCTGCTGCATTAAGCCGCAATGATATACTCATACGCATGTACTGGGACGGAAAGGAATACCCGTCCGTAGCGGCGCCGATCGGTCCTTTTTTTGGCCAGGGATGGAATGAAGCATATGATTATAATGCTTTGCCACTTTCCGCAAGCGCTGTACAGGGCAGGGCAATGGTTTCCTATTTTAATATGCCTTTTGAAAAGGGCGCCCGAATCGAGATTGAAAACCAGTCCGGCAGAAATATTGATGCCTTCTATTACTACATAGATTATACCGCTATGGAAAAACTGCCGCCGCATACCGGCCGCTTTCACAGCTGGTACAACAGGCAGCTGATGGGCGCTTCAAAAAAAGAAGGAGAAAATGAATGGGGGATATTAGGTAAATCTGGTTACAATAAAACGGGACAGGATAATTATGTGATCGCTGATATAAAAGGACAGGGGCAGTTTGTGGGGGTCAACTATTATGTGCAATCACCTACACCCATGTGGTACGGGGAAGGAGATGATATGATCTATATTGATGGTGCCAAAGAGCCCACATTGCACGGTACCGGAACGGAAGATTATTTTAATACGGCCTGGTGCCCCAAAACAAAGTTTTCAAATGCCTATTATGGTTATCCCAGGGTAAATGATGCTATCGGCTGGATGGGAAGGACCCATTTATACCGCTTTCATATCAATGACCCGCTCTTTTTCAACAGCTCCTTCCGGTTCACGATCGAACATGGACATAATAATGTACTAACGCTGGATCTGGCCAGTGTGGCCTATTGGTATCAGAGCGAAGCAGCACCTGTTGCTGCGATCCCTGATAAGGAAGGACGGAAACCAAAACCATTAATCAATATAGGTGATATACACCGCTGGCGGAATGAATGGCGGAAAAACAAGGGAAATGATCCCGGATTATGGGGGAACGAACAATGA